TGCATTCTTGGCTCAGAATTCGCCTGAACTTTGATGATGATGGGCCGTGACATACTCTTGCTACTGGACACTTCTGGCTGGGCAGGAAGTTCTGGCTTTTGGGATGCAGATTTATGCAAGCTGTGTTTTGAATCTTTCTTTTTAGGAGGAGACGGCAGAATTTCCTCAGCACTAGTAGACGTTCTAGCAATGTCACTGTGCCTTTTCCTGTGCAACCTCTTGGATGAAGAAGGTTGGCTTGGTGAAAGAGAAACATCACTGGTTGAATAAATTGTATGCACAATGCTTTTAGAAGAATCTGAGGAGGCAGGTGAACTTGAAACAGGCACAGGTGTACTTGTAGCTGCAATAGCAGATGACACTAGCTGTGGACTGGAACCAGCAAGTGGCACAGAGGTCTGAACAGATGTTAAGGACACAGGGGCTGGCACAGCAACAGGAGCTGCCAGAACAGGGACAGGAATTGGAGCTTCAGCAGCAACTGATGATACAGGTGTAGTAAGGGAGGCAGGAGCTGACAATGACAATGGCGAAGTAATGGGAATCCCAGCAGAAACAATGGACCCAATGGGAGCAAGAACACAAGATGCTTGGCTGTCTGCACCAAGGGCAGATGTAATGGCTGGACTAGGTGCAGGTACAGGTGCCAGAGGTGGTGGCACAGATGGTAAAAATGGAGAGCTGCTGACTTCACTCTCACAAGCCACTTCAAGGGCTCCAATGTCTTCAACAGGCACCTCAGATAAATCATCTTGCAATGAAGCTACCAGTGAAGTCTGCATTGGGATAGTGAACACAGGATCCAGGTCGTTCTTGCCTTCAGCTGGTGCTGCGCTGATGACATCTGGAGCTTGCTCAGGCTCAAGAGCATCTTCACTAGGCACTTCAACTTCCTGTGCTACCTCTACTTCAATACAACTTCCGAGGTTCAGCTGTTCCATGAACTTTTCATATTCAGAAGTCAAGTCCTTGTCAGCCCCAAGTGGTGTCATCTGACTGGTTGCCATGCACACTAATTCCTCTGGCAAAGCAGTCGTGCTTGGGCTGGCAGCAACAGCTACATCTTCCTTTGGCTCTTCTGCTTTCATGATGGTTCCCGCTTGGGGTTCGCGATTCTCAGCTACAGTTTTTATGGCTCTTTCCACCTGTAGTTCACGATTCTCAGCTACGGTTTTCGTGCATCTTTCTGCCTGTAGTTCACTTTTCTCAGCCACGGTTTTCATTGCTCTTTCCGCCTGTCGTTCACTTTTCTCAGCTACGGTTTTCGTGGCTCTTTCCACCTGTCGTTCACTTTTCTCTGCTATGGTTTTCATAGCTCCTTTCGCCTGTCGTTCACTTTTCTCAGCTACGGTTTTCGTGGCTCTTTCCACCTGTCGTTCAGTTTTCTCAGCTACAGCTTTCATAGCTCTTTCCGCCAGTCGTTCACTTTTCTCAGCTACGGTTTTCATGGCTCTTTCCGCCTGCCGTTCACTTTTCTCAGCTACAGTTTTCATGGCTCTTTCCACCTGTCGTTCACTTTTCTCAGCTGCAGTTTTCATGGCTCTTTCCGCCTGTCGTTCACTTTTCTCAGCTACGGTTTTCATGGCTCTTTCCACCTGTCGTTCACTTTTCTCAGCTGCAGTTTTCAGTGGCTCTTTCCGCCTGTCGTTCACTTTTCTCTGCTACAGGTTTCGTGGCTCTTTCTGCCTGTAGTTCACTTTTCTCATCTGCAGTTTTCGTGGCTATTTCCGCCTGTAGTTCACTTTTCTCAGCTATGGTTTTCATGGCTCTTTCCGCCTGCCGTTCACTTTTCTCAGCTACGGTTTTCATGGCTCTTTCCACCTGTCGGTCACTTTTCTCAGCTGCAGTTTTCGTGGCTCTTTCTGCCTGTAGTTCACTTTTCTCAGCTGCAATTTTCATGGCTCTTTCCGCCTGTAGTTCACTTTTCTCAGCTATGGTTTTCGTAGCTCTTTCTGCTTGTAGTTTGCTTTTCTCAGCTACGGTTTTCTTGACTCTTTCCGCCTGTCGTTCACTTTTCTCAGCTACGGTTTTCGTGGCTCTTTCCACCTGTTGTTCGCTTTTCTCAGCTACAGTTTTCATGGCTCTTTCCGCCTGTCGTTCACTTTTCTCAGCTACGGTTTTCATGGCTCTTTCCGTCTGCAGTTCACTTTTCTCAACTACACTTTCCACAGTTTCTACATGAGCGTTTTCAATGTCCGCTATGATCTCGTTTGTGATACGTGAACTGTACTCCAAGAAACGAGTTTCTTCCAGAGAAGTCTCAGTATTTGAAAGTAGGTCGACCATATCGTCAGAAACATCCATAGCATTAGGTGAGGGCACGTTCTCTTCTTTCTCTATCTCCGGCAGCCTGACCTCTTCCTGACTGGAGCGTAAAACTTTATCCTCCATAAAACATTTTCTTGGACGAGTTGGTTCATTACTGACTTGTTTTTTCGTGCTACTGTTTTTTCCTTCATCCTCCCATTTATGTTCCTTAGCAGCTTCTTTTTCTGCACTTTCTACTGTCGTTTCAGGTTCAGCTGTCAATTGCATTTTGTCTTGCAATGATTCTCTCTTTACTGGTACAGCAAGTGGTGATTTTGATGGCACCTCCGTGTTCACTTCTGGTGGTTCACGCTCTGGGGTTCTTGGCACAGTACCTTTTGAGTGGTGTGTTGCACCAAGAGCTTCTGAACTGGCTAGCGTGGTTTCAACACTGCACTGTTTGGCTGCGTCCAACTCTGTGTTTGCCCACTGATCGCTGATTGCCATTTCTTCAGGCACATCCTCCTGATCAGCCTTGGAGTGACTTATTTCATTTTCAGAGTCCAGATCCTTTGCTGGCACTTCTGGACTGTCCATGTTATCGTACAGGCACTGCAAAGCCTGAAGTCCTGACATTGCATTGAGGTCGGGAGATACAAGGTCAGTGACATCTGATTCCTTTACTGCTTCCCTAGAAGGTGACGTTACTTTCTTTCTATCTGGAGCATCCAGCGGTACTTCCTTTTTCGACTTGTGTACTCTACTACGGCCGTCCTTTTTTGCAGAATCTTTTGGCACTTCGCgaatgtctttcttttcttctttttcctcagAATTACTAGCTACAGAAGTCCTTTTCTCCTTCTTTACATATGCTACACTGATCTTGCCATAAATAGGGTTGCAGCCATATGAAATAAATGGTTTGCTGTTAGTATATCTAATAAGAGCCATAGGCCagctgatttctttctttcgatCAGCTGTTTTCACTTTGATGCAGTCGCTGCCTTCTTTCCGTGCTTTTTCTAATGCTTCACCTTTAAGTCTCTCCCTCTCTTTTGGGTCCAAAATGGCCTCTTCCTTAGCTTTTTTTGCTCCTTCTTGGTCTTCCTtttttgttctttcctttttggtCTTCTCCTGCTTTGTAACAGACCTTCTATGCTCTGCAGTAGTGGTATTGGACTTAGGCAATCGATGACTGGTTCCTCTGCTATCAACCTTGTTTGCTCTTGGTGCATCCTGCTCGGAGGCTCTTTTCTTACATGCAGGCTCATTACTTGGAGATGGCTCACTCTTCCTTTTATGCTCCTTACTTCTCTTGCTGTCAAGTTTGTCGGTTGCTTTGTCATCACTCGTAGGCCAGCGACTGCTTGATGGGCAGTCCTTCTTGTCTTTTTTTGTATCACTGTGCTCAGTGCTATCTCGGCGCTCAGTACTGACAGGGCACTCAATGTGGTGCTCTGCACTGCTACGGCGCTCGGCAATGGCATTGCAGGGACTCTTGCTTGAAGGCATCTCAACAGTTTTTTTGGTTGAAGGTTCACAAGTTCCCTTGGCTGGGCCACTTGTAATAACTTTAGTAGCAACAAAATCAAGCTTCTTGGCTTCATTATCATCAACTTTATTTTTATGTGAACATTTAGAATGCTCTGTAGTCTTGCTGGGTGCATCTGCAGCACCAATACGTGCTTCATCCACATCAGATGTGTTTTTTTCAATTTTCAAATGTTGATCTTTGAGTTCACAGGGGACATCAGCGACATTCTTTGAGGACAGTTCTTCTAAACCTTTAACACTGCAGCTCTGTTGCAGCTTATCcgaagcttgcttgcttgtttgtgcATCATATGCAGGTTCAATTGGCTCAAGGTGAAAGGTCGTTAGCACATTCAAATCTTTGTCAGCTTTTGCTGCCTCCTTCACGATAACTTGCTCGGTGGGACCTCTTGAAGCACTAATTTCCTTGACAAGCTCCTGTGGTGGTTTTGAGTCTTCAGCTGTGCGTGCGGCATGTGACACACTCCCAATGTGGAATGTACTGCCTGAATGCTCCGAGGTCTGGGTTGTTTGCTTGCCTATGGTCAGTATGCTATCAATGCCAGCAGTCTGTGTGAGCATGGTGGCACATGCTTGCACAGTCTTGGCAGTCTGTGCCTTCTTCGCCATTCTAGCCATTTTTTCCTTAAGCATCTTGGACTTCAGCTTCAGtttcttcctctttttcttcAGTTTCTGAGGGCActccgaagaagaagaagaggatgaAGATGATGAGCTGCTAGAGCTGCTTGAACTAGAGCTGGAAGAAGACGAGCTGCTGGAACTCTCAGAGTCTGAGCCACTGCCTGAACTGCTTGAGCTACCACTCGTGCCTGAACTGCTGCTACGTGATGAACttgaagatgatgatgaggaggaggacgatgacgatgatgagcTCGAACTAGATGCTTTAGGCCTcctctttcgtttctttttcttcttttcctgtgGCTTGTCTTTTGCGGTCTTCCGCTTCTCCTTAGCTGCCTTGGCAGTTTTCTCCTTGACAGGGGCTATGAGGTCCATGGTTGATAACTCTGTGCTTTCAGGCTTTGGCTTCTTCAGTTTACTTGCTTTGCTAGTCTTTCTGTTATTTCCTGAAACTTCTGCCTTGCTTTCCGAGTTCTGTCTCTGCACTGTCACAAGGGCGCTTTTCTTGGTAGCTTCTATTTCCTCTAAGAACTTCTGCTGTGCCTTAATGGGATCATCACAACTTCCAGAGTCATCACTAGCTTCCTTAAGCTTCTCAGTTTGACTTTCAAGTTGTTTCTGACCAACTGCTTCGGTGTCTTCATGAGTTTTCTGTGCTTCTTCAGGCAACAGTTTGTCAATGCATATCTGTGATGGGGAATCAGACTTCGGCATCTGGCAAAGTTTGCTCTGACTGTCACTTTCATCCAACTTGACAGAGCAGGTTGCTAAAAAGATGTGTTGCTCAGCAATGTCGTCACCACGAGTCTCAATCTTGTCATCACAAAGTGACACCTTCTCAGTCAACACTGTTGAAAGCTTACATGGTGAATGCTGAAACATGTCTGCACTATCACAACTGTCTGCTTCTCCAAGAGTGTCGAGCGGGCTGTCCTCGCACATTAGGTTTAACACTGGCTCATTTTTTTCTACGCATGCACCTGCTTCATCAGGTTTTTTATGGCATACAGTTTGCGAAGTGCTCAAATCGGAAGCTTGCTTTTTGTCTTGCTTGCAAGTGGTTTCTGGCGAACGTCTGGGCCCTCTAGCAGCCTTCTCTTCTTCTTCATCCTGTTGATCACCAGTAGATTCCTCCTCACCATTCACTGCTTCTGTAGTGCCATCATCCTGAGGTGCTTCTGGACTCGAAGCCTGTGGCTCTGCACTTGCTGTTTCCATCCGTACTGTGTCCTCCTTCTTATGGTCGTTAGTAGTGGCAtgcttttctttgcttttctTGTCATCTGCCGACTTCTCCTTTTTCTTCTGGCTGTCAGCATTGCTTCTTGCACGGCCCTTTGAGTAACTTACTCGCTCCCTGCTCGGTGACCGCTGTTTGGCTTCCTTCCCACCCTTATGAGTGGCTCTGTCTTTGCCTCTATCCTTGGACTTGCTCCTCCGCCGCTCCCTCGACCTGCTCCTTCTTGTGTCCTTGGCATGGCTTGCCTTTTTGTCTCTAGAGCGACTTCGCTTTCCATCCTTGGACCTGCTCCTCTTTTTATCTCGTGGGGAACGGCTGCGGTGGCGCTCTCGTGATCGCCCCCTTCGTCGATCCCTGGATCTACTTCTCCTTCGCTCCCTTGAGTGGCTTCGTTTCTTGTCTTTTGAACGACTCCTTTTACGTTCACGGGAACGACTTTTCCTGTCTCTGGAGTGCTTAACGCTGCGAGGACTTCTGCCGCGATCCTTCTTTTCTGTTTTGGCACCACTAGTTGCACTCTCTTTCTTCTTGCTGCCATTTCGAGATGAGACATCGAGAGACTCTGTCTTGCTTTTGGCAGACCCTTCACTCTTGTCACTAACTTTAGAAGGCTGCTGCTTTTTCTTCGCATCTCCACGACTTTCTTCAGAATATGCTTTACTGCCTGTGACATCAACTGGTTTCTTGGTTCCATCCTGTGactcatttttaatttttttctctggAACTCCTTCCACTGCATCATCAGGAAGCTTGAGCTCAAACTTATCACTCTTCAAAAACTTCACAAATTCGAACTTTGGCTTCACCTTAAACCTCTTGGGAGGGGCCACAAAGTAAAAGTTACTGTCTTCCTGCTGCTCAGGTTCGGTGGATGGCTTCTCGTTTTTCTCAGGTTCTTCGGCGCTTTTACTCTCAGCAGCACCCGCCTGTGCCTCTTCACTTGTTGTAGCTGCAGCAGTCACTTCTGGGCCTTCCTCATCAGGCTGGTCATCGTCTTCCTTGAACAGCGCACTTGAAATGGGGGCCACTTTTCCAATGTTTTTCCGAGCAAAGCTGAATGACAAGGCACCCTTGACTGGCTTTGTGACTGTAGTAGCTGCCCTCTTCACTTCGAGGGCTTTCTGCAGGGGCTGGTTTGAAGTCAAAGAGAATGCGATGAGTCGCTTCTTTGCCAACGCTTTGCCAATGAGCAGCTTAGACTTGGACTCCTCGATGAGGGGTGGCTCTGTTGCAGGCAAGAGAACCTCCGTAGGTGGGGTAGGTGGGGTAGGAGGTGGAGGCACCTCGGACACCAAGGGCTGTGGCAGCTCGGACACTGAAGGCTGTGGCAAGTCGGGCACCGTAGGTTGTGGCAACTCAGGCAGAGCAGGCTCTGGAAGAGCAGGTGTGGGCTCTTCTGGCGAGTACTTCTCTTGACCAGGGTCTAAGATGGTAAGACCTAAAAATGGAGGTGGGGGTGGGGGAGGTGGAATGTCGGTGGGAAGGGGAATCTCACTAGGCAGTGGTGGCAGTTCGAATATGTTAGAATCGGCAAAGAATGTTGTTTGCGGGAtgtttgcttcttcttcttgttcgtCTTCTGGCACACTTCCTGGTGGACTCTGAGCTTGGCTGTCAAGGTCTTGTTCCTTTTTCGCATTGATTTCATCGTCACTTGAATTGGCATTGCTGGAGTCCTGCTGGCTTTCGTCGGCATCCTGCTGGCTTTCATCGGCATCCTGCTGGCTTTCATCTGCTTCCTGCTGGTTTTCATCTGCTTCCTGCTGGTTTTCATCGGCTTCCTGCTGACTTTCATTAATGTCTTGCTGGCATTCATCAATGTCTTGCTGGCATTCATCGATGTCTTGCTGGCATTCATTAGTGTCCTGCTGGTATTCGTCACTGTCATAGAAAGTGGGAGACTGTGATGATGCTTGTGGCTTTGTTTCATCAACGTAGTCCACCTGCTGGAAACGTCCTCTAAACTTTTCTCCAGTTCCCATTTCGGTGGGTCCCCTATAGCAAGGAAACAGCAATcattttttttagagagagagtCAGCACAACAGCATGATAAAAAATAAACATGAAGGGCTAATTCTTTAGTTTAGGAATGAGTAAACTTGGGCATGTATTTATTTGAACACTCAACTGATGGTTAATAAATAAAGCAAACACAGTGAAACATTTGTAAATATGCAGGCCTTGCAATTATAGACCAGGCCCCATCATAGGGGGCGGACAGGACTCTCACATGAGAGAGACAGCACGTCTTCCTGGAGTTTA
This Dermacentor silvarum isolate Dsil-2018 chromosome 6, BIME_Dsil_1.4, whole genome shotgun sequence DNA region includes the following protein-coding sequences:
- the LOC119456799 gene encoding serine-rich adhesin for platelets-like isoform X26, yielding MAERFSRFHEVRDYQGKGVDVYDDNLIELEQSSLAEPITQDNLGYQLLLRHGWKSGQGLGKNEQGRTDPLPIILKEDIMGFGRMEMEMDYAEETTEKRRTLEIEKEETEELKLKYKAVQEKEKVVQEALATLKANFYCDLCDKQYTKHQEFDNHINSYDHAHKQRLKELKQREFGRNVLSKVKREDKGREKEQRRLQHLAELRAHVAVMRGPTEMGTGEKFRGRFQQVDYVDETKPQASSQSPTFYDSDEYQQDTNECQQDIDECQQDIDECQQDINESQQEADENQQEADENQQEADESQQDADESQQDADESQQDSSNANSSDDEINAKKEQDLDSQAQSPPGSVPEDEQEEEANIPQTTFFADSNIFELPPLPSEIPLPTDIPPPPPPPPFLGLTILDPGQEKYSPEEPTPALPEPALPELPQPTVPDLPQPSVSELPQPLVSEVPPPPTPPTPPTEVLLPATEPPLIEESKSKLLIGKALAKKRLIAFSLTSNQPLQKALEVKRAATTVTKPVKGALSFSFARKNIGKVAPISSALFKEDDDQPDEEGPEVTAAATTSEEAQAGAAESKSAEEPEKNEKPSTEPEQQEDSNFYFVAPPKRFKVKPKFEFVKFLKSDKFELKLPDDAVEGVPEKKIKNESQDGTKKPVDVTGSKAYSEESRGDAKKKQQPSKVSDKSEGSAKSKTESLDVSSRNGSKKKESATSGAKTEKKDRGRSPRSVKHSRDRKSRSRERKRSRSKDKKRSHSRERRRSRSRDRRRGRSRERHRSRSPRDKKRSRSKDGKRSRSRDKKASHAKDTRRSRSRERRRSKSKDRGKDRATHKGGKEAKQRSPSRERVSYSKGRARSNADSQKKKEKSADDKKSKEKHATTNDHKKEDTVRMETASAEPQASSPEAPQDDGTTEAVNGEEESTGDQQDEEEEKAARGPRRSPETTCKQDKKQASDLSTSQTVCHKKPDEAGACVEKNEPVLNLMCEDSPLDTLGEADSCDSADMFQHSPCKLSTVLTEKVSLCDDKIETRGDDIAEQHIFLATCSVKLDESDSQSKLCQMPKSDSPSQICIDKLLPEEAQKTHEDTEAVGQKQLESQTEKLKEASDDSGSCDDPIKAQQKFLEEIEATKKSALVTVQRQNSESKAEVSGNNRKTSKASKLKKPKPESTELSTMDLIAPVKEKTAKAAKEKRKTAKDKPQEKKKKKRKRRPKASSSSSSSSSSSSSSSSSSSSRSSSSGTSGSSSSSGSGSDSESSSSSSSSSSSSSSSSSSSSSSSSSSSECPQKLKKKRKKLKLKSKMLKEKMARMAKKAQTAKTVQACATMLTQTAGIDSILTIGKQTTQTSEHSGSTFHIGSVSHAARTAEDSKPPQELVKEISASRGPTEQVIVKEAAKADKDLNVLTTFHLEPIEPAYDAQTSKQASDKLQQSCSVKGLEELSSKNVADVPCELKDQHLKIEKNTSDVDEARIGAADAPSKTTEHSKCSHKNKVDDNEAKKLDFVATKVITSGPAKGTCEPSTKKTVEMPSSKSPCNAIAERRSSAEHHIECPVSTERRDSTEHSDTKKDKKDCPSSSRWPTSDDKATDKLDSKRSKEHKRKSEPSPSNEPACKKRASEQDAPRANKVDSRGTSHRLPKSNTTTAEHRRSVTKQEKTKKERTKKEDQEGAKKAKEEAILDPKERERLKGEALEKARKEGSDCIKVKTADRKKEISWPMALIRYTNSKPFISYGCNPIYGKISVAYVKKEKRTSVASNSEEKEEKKDIREVPKDSAKKDGRSRVHKSKKEVPLDAPDRKKVTSPSREAVKESDVTDLVSPDLNAMSGLQALQCLYDNMDSPEVPAKDLDSENEISHSKADQEDVPEEMAISDQWANTELDAAKQCSVETTLASSEALGATHHSKGTVPRTPEREPPEVNTEVPSKSPLAVPVKRESLQDKMQLTAEPETTVESAEKEAAKEHKWEDEGKNSSTKKQVSNEPTRPRKCFMEDKVLRSSQEEVRLPEIEKEENVPSPNAMDVSDDMVDLLSNTETSLEETRFLEYSSRITNEIIADIENAHVETVESVVEKSELQTERAMKTVAEKSERQAERAMKTVAEKSEQQAERAMKIAAEKSELQAERATKTAAEKSDRQVERAMKTVAEKSERQAERAMKTVAEKSERLAERAMKAVAEKTERQVERATKTVAEKSERQAKGAMKTIAEKSERQVERATKTVAEKSERQAERAMKTVAEKSELQAERCTKTVAENRELQVERAIKTVAENREPQAGTIMKAEEPKEDVAVAASPSTTALPEELVCMATSQMTPLGADKDLTSEYEKFMEQLNLGSCIEVEVAQEVEVPSEDALEPEQAPDVISAAPAEGKNDLDPVFTIPMQTSLVASLQDDLSEVPVEDIGALEVACESEVSSSPFLPSVPPPLAPVPAPSPAITSALGADSQASCVLAPIGSIVSAGIPITSPLSLSAPASLTTPVSSVAAEAPIPVPVLAAPVAVPAPVSLTSVQTSVPLAGSSPQLVSSAIAATSTPVPVSSSPASSDSSKSIVHTIYSTSDVSLSPSQPSSSKRLHRKRHSDIARTSTSAEEILPSPPKKKDSKHSLHKSASQKPELPAQPEVSSSKSMSRPIIIKVQANSEPRMQSAAPQISQAENVDGLECLPAEQSAPEVCAEVEVGSDVCTEEQVKFASSDDMFVTIVDTEDICLAAVEEVACSSSDDLGSGLAVPAEQPEEKESSPPPPPPPPRYLRLKPRKGSSSSVSSSSSVEEVPPPPPPPPRPPVRCLVLPPPPAGILLPAGRGTLSNEPKKSVTFADGIPPGKEPPSSGGAPSPPPPPPPPPRERKHRTKVKVIIPSSVADSLPPPPPPPKRPPPPPAATAPALATASAAASAVAAAVASAAAPTPPVAVETVAAAYPQYQVHLPQQTYPAAGYTVPYSSYPAAGYAYTATTHLGQTVAYTYAPGQAAHQAMPMQQVQQVPPQQHLYANATAASYVYHPHQIVQAGPAVMQPQQLQQAHLPPPPPPPVGQLPPRPPT
- the LOC119456799 gene encoding serine-rich adhesin for platelets-like isoform X16 — encoded protein: MAERFSRFHEVRDYQGKGVDVYDDNLIELEQSSLAEPITQDNLGYQLLLRHGWKSGQGLGKNEQGRTDPLPIILKEDIMGFGRMEMEMDYAEETTEKRRTLEIEKEETEELKLKYKAVQEKEKVVQEALATLKANFYCDLCDKQYTKHQEFDNHINSYDHAHKQRLKELKQREFGRNVLSKVKREDKGREKEQRRLQHLAELRAHVAVMRGPTEMGTGEKFRGRFQQVDYVDETKPQASSQSPTFYDSDEYQQDTNECQQDIDECQQDIDECQQDINESQQEADENQQEADENQQEADESQQDADESQQDADESQQDSSNANSSDDEINAKKEQDLDSQAQSPPGSVPEDEQEEEANIPQTTFFADSNIFELPPLPSEIPLPTDIPPPPPPPPFLGLTILDPGQEKYSPEEPTPALPEPALPELPQPTVPDLPQPSVSELPQPLVSEVPPPPTPPTPPTEVLLPATEPPLIEESKSKLLIGKALAKKRLIAFSLTSNQPLQKALEVKRAATTVTKPVKGALSFSFARKNIGKVAPISSALFKEDDDQPDEEGPEVTAAATTSEEAQAGAAESKSAEEPEKNEKPSTEPEQQEDSNFYFVAPPKRFKVKPKFEFVKFLKSDKFELKLPDDAVEGVPEKKIKNESQDGTKKPVDVTGSKAYSEESRGDAKKKQQPSKVSDKSEGSAKSKTESLDVSSRNGSKKKESATSGAKTEKKDRGRSPRSVKHSRDRKSRSRERKRSRSKDKKRSHSRERRRSRSRDRRRGRSRERHRSRSPRDKKRSRSKDGKRSRSRDKKASHAKDTRRSRSRERRRSKSKDRGKDRATHKGGKEAKQRSPSRERVSYSKGRARSNADSQKKKEKSADDKKSKEKHATTNDHKKEDTVRMETASAEPQASSPEAPQDDGTTEAVNGEEESTGDQQDEEEEKAARGPRRSPETTCKQDKKQASDLSTSQTVCHKKPDEAGACVEKNEPVLNLMCEDSPLDTLGEADSCDSADMFQHSPCKLSTVLTEKVSLCDDKIETRGDDIAEQHIFLATCSVKLDESDSQSKLCQMPKSDSPSQICIDKLLPEEAQKTHEDTEAVGQKQLESQTEKLKEASDDSGSCDDPIKAQQKFLEEIEATKKSALVTVQRQNSESKAEVSGNNRKTSKASKLKKPKPESTELSTMDLIAPVKEKTAKAAKEKRKTAKDKPQEKKKKKRKRRPKASSSSSSSSSSSSSSSSSSSSRSSSSGTSGSSSSSGSGSDSESSSSSSSSSSSSSSSSSSSSSSSSSSSECPQKLKKKRKKLKLKSKMLKEKMARMAKKAQTAKTVQACATMLTQTAGIDSILTIGKQTTQTSEHSGSTFHIGSVSHAARTAEDSKPPQELVKEISASRGPTEQVIVKEAAKADKDLNVLTTFHLEPIEPAYDAQTSKQASDKLQQSCSVKGLEELSSKNVADVPCELKDQHLKIEKNTSDVDEARIGAADAPSKTTEHSKCSHKNKVDDNEAKKLDFVATKVITSGPAKGTCEPSTKKTVEMPSSKSPCNAIAERRSSAEHHIECPVSTERRDSTEHSDTKKDKKDCPSSSRWPTSDDKATDKLDSKRSKEHKRKSEPSPSNEPACKKRASEQDAPRANKVDSRGTSHRLPKSNTTTAEHRRSVTKQEKTKKERTKKEDQEGAKKAKEEAILDPKERERLKGEALEKARKEGSDCIKVKTADRKKEISWPMALIRYTNSKPFISYGCNPIYGKISVAYVKKEKRTSVASNSEEKEEKKDIREVPKDSAKKDGRSRVHKSKKEVPLDAPDRKKVTSPSREAVKESDVTDLVSPDLNAMSGLQALQCLYDNMDSPEVPAKDLDSENEISHSKADQEDVPEEMAISDQWANTELDAAKQCSVETTLASSEALGATHHSKGTVPRTPEREPPEVNTEVPSKSPLAVPVKRESLQDKMQLTAEPETTVESAEKEAAKEHKWEDEGKNSSTKKQVSNEPTRPRKCFMEDKVLRSSQEEVRLPEIEKEENVPSPNAMDVSDDMVDLLSNTETSLEETRFLEYSSRITNEIIADIENAHVETVESVVEKSELQTERAMKTVAEKSERQAERAMKTVAEKSEQQVERATKTVAEKSERQAERVKKTVAEKSKLQAERATKTIAEKSELQAERAMKIAAEKSELQAERATKTAAEKSDRQAERAMKTAAEKSERQVERATKTVAEKSERQAKGAMKTIAEKSERQVERATKTVAEKSERQAERAMKTVAEKSELQAERCTKTVAENRELQVERAIKTVAENREPQAGTIMKAEEPKEDVAVAASPSTTALPEELVCMATSQMTPLGADKDLTSEYEKFMEQLNLGSCIEVEVAQEVEVPSEDALEPEQAPDVISAAPAEGKNDLDPVFTIPMQTSLVASLQDDLSEVPVEDIGALEVACESEVSSSPFLPSVPPPLAPVPAPSPAITSALGADSQASCVLAPIGSIVSAGIPITSPLSLSAPASLTTPVSSVAAEAPIPVPVLAAPVAVPAPVSLTSVQTSVPLAGSSPQLVSSAIAATSTPVPVSSSPASSDSSKSIVHTIYSTSDVSLSPSQPSSSKRLHRKRHSDIARTSTSAEEILPSPPKKKDSKHSLHKSASQKPELPAQPEVSSSKSMSRPIIIKVQANSEPRMQSAAPQISQAENVDGLECLPAEQSAPEVCAEVEVGSDVCTEEQVKFASSDDMFVTIVDTEDICLAAVEEVACSSSDDLGSGLAVPAEQPEEKESSPPPPPPPPRYLRLKPRKGSSSSVSSSSSVEEVPPPPPPPPRPPVRCLVLPPPPAGILLPAGRGTLSNEPKKSVTFADGIPPGKEPPSSGGAPSPPPPPPPPPRERKHRTKVKVIIPSSVADSLPPPPPPPKRPPPPPAATAPALATASAAASAVAAAVASAAAPTPPVAVETVAAAYPQYQVHLPQQTYPAAGYTVPYSSYPAAGYAYTATTHLGQTVAYTYAPGQAAHQAMPMQQVQQVPPQQHLYANATAASYVYHPHQIVQAGPAVMQPQQLQQAHLPPPPPPPVGQLPPRPPT